Proteins encoded by one window of Ignavibacteriota bacterium:
- a CDS encoding nitrite reductase (NAD(P)H) small subunit codes for MININNTVNFEGKEYLRVCSSEEVYEGKGRQILFDGDEDFQLAVFRVKGRLYALDNICPHRHADRIFEGIIKDLTVMCPLHGWTYSLDNGQNVNSRQGIKSLKNYEVFEKDNDVYVQKPEFEVPKWRR; via the coding sequence ATGATTAATATAAACAACACGGTAAATTTTGAAGGAAAGGAATATCTTAGAGTTTGTTCTTCTGAAGAAGTTTACGAAGGTAAAGGCAGGCAGATTTTATTCGATGGTGATGAAGATTTTCAACTTGCAGTCTTCAGGGTGAAAGGCAGGCTTTATGCATTGGATAATATATGTCCTCACCGACACGCAGACAGAATATTCGAAGGTATAATTAAAGATTTGACTGTTATGTGCCCTCTTCATGGATGGACTTATTCACTTGATAACGGACAGAATGTTAACTCCCGTCAAGGAATCAAAAGTTTGAAAAATTATGAAGTATTTGAAAAAGACAATGATGTCTATGTCCAAAAACCGGAATTTGAAGTACCTAAATGGAGGAGATAA
- a CDS encoding MBL fold metallo-hydrolase: protein MKLGKFEVNAVDTGLFHLDGGAMFGVVPKALWSKKYNHGDEKNRIPLAARPLLIEFDNKKILVDTGNGNKREEKFMNIYGIDASKSSIALGLKTFNLKPEDITDVILTHLHFDHTGGSTIIENQKLIPTFPNAKYYVQKEHFDWAMKPTDKDRASFINDDFEPLIREGILEFTNGEMEIFDGISVIPVNGHTQALQMVKLKSQGESLIYISDLSPTVAHLTYTFGLAYDNFPLTTMEEKKKLLPKFYEENTIVCFEHDAFIQACRLADTGKGFGVGEIITISS, encoded by the coding sequence ATGAAATTAGGTAAATTTGAAGTCAACGCAGTGGATACCGGACTTTTTCATCTTGATGGCGGTGCAATGTTTGGAGTTGTACCGAAAGCTTTATGGTCAAAAAAATACAATCATGGAGATGAAAAAAACAGAATTCCTCTTGCCGCACGACCTTTGCTGATAGAGTTTGATAATAAAAAAATTCTTGTTGATACCGGTAATGGAAACAAACGAGAAGAAAAATTTATGAATATTTATGGTATTGATGCTTCCAAAAGCAGCATTGCACTTGGTCTGAAAACATTCAATCTTAAGCCGGAAGATATTACAGATGTAATTCTAACACATCTGCATTTTGACCATACGGGTGGCTCGACAATTATTGAAAATCAGAAATTAATCCCTACATTTCCTAATGCAAAATATTATGTTCAAAAAGAGCATTTCGACTGGGCAATGAAGCCAACCGATAAAGACCGGGCTTCTTTTATCAACGATGATTTTGAGCCCCTTATCAGAGAAGGCATTTTAGAATTTACAAATGGAGAAATGGAGATTTTTGATGGTATTTCTGTTATACCTGTCAATGGTCACACTCAGGCACTTCAAATGGTTAAGCTAAAGTCCCAAGGTGAAAGTCTGATTTATATATCAGACCTGTCTCCAACAGTGGCACATCTGACATATACTTTCGGTCTTGCTTATGATAATTTTCCGCTGACAACAATGGAAGAAAAAAAGAAATTGCTTCCTAAATTCTATGAAGAGAATACAATTGTTTGCTTTGAGCATGATGCTTTTATTCAGGCATGCAGACTCGCAGATACAGGAAAAGGATTTGGTGTAGGAGAAATTATAACTATAAGCAGTTAA
- the queG gene encoding tRNA epoxyqueuosine(34) reductase QueG, whose product MEEINHGKYKLKSILKDKALELGFQQLSVADYRVLKNEIRNYNKWLSENMNATMNWMERNIEKREDIRQIIPEAKSVIALAHSYFTGNIHPKVQQNESGKISRYAWGSDYHDILINKMRLLENEILNFEPSARLKSYVDTGPLLEKQWASISGLGWQGKNSLIINKNFGSYFFIGIIITNLDLPSDPMAKDFCGTCTRCIDACPTKAIVNDKVVDSRKCISYWTIEAKPDIEIPDGIATNSKNWIYGCDICQEVCPWNKHKPVITSESLFKSRLEDGSLLKKEIENMEQQDFSRLFKNSPVKRLKIAGLKRNANSILKY is encoded by the coding sequence ATGGAGGAGATAAACCACGGTAAATATAAACTTAAATCTATACTTAAAGACAAAGCCCTTGAGCTTGGTTTTCAGCAGCTTTCTGTAGCTGATTACAGAGTTCTAAAGAATGAAATTAGGAATTATAACAAATGGCTTTCAGAAAATATGAATGCCACTATGAATTGGATGGAAAGGAATATTGAGAAAAGAGAAGATATCAGACAAATCATTCCTGAAGCTAAGTCTGTAATTGCACTTGCCCACAGCTATTTTACAGGTAATATACATCCGAAAGTTCAACAAAATGAATCAGGAAAAATTTCGAGGTATGCTTGGGGAAGCGATTATCATGATATTCTAATCAATAAAATGAGATTATTAGAAAATGAAATATTAAATTTTGAACCTTCTGCCCGGTTAAAATCTTATGTTGACACAGGTCCGCTTCTTGAGAAGCAATGGGCTTCAATTTCAGGGCTTGGATGGCAGGGGAAAAACAGCTTGATTATCAACAAGAATTTCGGCTCGTATTTTTTTATTGGAATAATAATTACAAATCTTGATTTACCGTCTGACCCTATGGCGAAAGACTTTTGCGGTACTTGTACTAGATGTATTGATGCTTGCCCTACAAAAGCAATAGTAAACGATAAAGTTGTTGACTCACGAAAGTGCATATCATACTGGACAATAGAAGCAAAACCTGATATTGAAATTCCGGATGGAATTGCCACGAATTCAAAAAACTGGATTTATGGCTGTGATATTTGTCAGGAAGTTTGTCCATGGAATAAACATAAGCCGGTCATAACTTCTGAATCATTGTTCAAATCAAGATTAGAGGACGGCTCTTTATTAAAAAAGGAAATTGAGAATATGGAGCAGCAAGATTTTAGCCGATTATTTAAAAATTCACCTGTTAAAAGATTAAAAATTGCAGGCTTGAAACGAAACGCTAATTCAATTTTAAAATATTAA
- a CDS encoding cupin domain-containing protein — protein MKYQPVNIDEKFKLFSEHWSPKIIAQINDYHIKIAKIQGDFVWHSHNDTDELFMVIEGSLRIDFRDGEVNLNKGDLYIVPKGVEHKPYAGQECKILLIEPSSTINTGEVESELTKKVLEII, from the coding sequence ATGAAATATCAGCCGGTAAATATTGATGAAAAATTTAAATTATTTTCTGAGCATTGGTCTCCGAAGATAATTGCTCAAATTAACGACTATCACATCAAAATTGCGAAAATTCAAGGCGATTTTGTTTGGCATAGCCACAATGACACAGATGAATTGTTTATGGTAATTGAAGGTAGCCTCAGAATTGATTTTCGTGATGGGGAAGTGAATCTGAACAAAGGCGATTTGTATATTGTTCCAAAAGGTGTTGAGCATAAACCTTACGCCGGTCAGGAATGTAAAATTCTGCTTATTGAGCCGAGCAGCACTATTAATACAGGCGAAGTAGAAAGTGAATTAACCAAAAAAGTTTTAGAAATAATTTGA
- a CDS encoding class I SAM-dependent methyltransferase, protein MEKFDRKKHWENVYQTKELKDVSWFQPTPETSLYFFKQYNIPTTAKVIDIGGGDSFLVDHLLDLGYHDISVLDISAAAIDRAKQRLVDRAKNVKWIVADAATFKLTEKYDFWHDRAAFHFLTDEQDISGYLETARQSINPTGILVIGTFSEQGPKKCSGIEIKQYSETTMTERLKNFFEKIKCITVDHITPFDTIQNFVFCSFRKLQKT, encoded by the coding sequence ATGGAAAAATTTGACCGAAAAAAGCATTGGGAGAATGTCTATCAAACAAAAGAGCTGAAAGACGTTAGTTGGTTTCAACCGACCCCGGAAACCTCTTTGTACTTCTTTAAACAATACAACATTCCTACAACTGCAAAAGTGATTGACATTGGCGGTGGTGACAGCTTTTTAGTTGACCATTTGCTGGACTTAGGTTATCATGACATTTCAGTGCTTGACATTTCAGCGGCTGCTATTGACAGAGCAAAACAGCGACTTGTGGACAGAGCAAAAAACGTAAAATGGATAGTTGCAGATGCAGCGACTTTCAAGCTGACAGAGAAATATGACTTTTGGCACGACCGAGCCGCATTCCACTTTCTGACAGACGAACAAGATATTTCAGGCTATTTAGAAACTGCCCGTCAATCTATTAATCCAACAGGTATTTTGGTGATTGGGACTTTTTCTGAACAAGGACCGAAAAAATGTAGCGGAATAGAAATCAAACAATATTCTGAAACAACCATGACCGAACGACTGAAAAATTTCTTTGAAAAAATAAAGTGCATAACTGTTGACCATATAACACCGTTCGATACAATTCAAAACTTTGTTTTTTGCAGTTTCAGAAAATTACAGAAAACTTGA